The proteins below come from a single Rickettsia typhi str. Wilmington genomic window:
- the lon gene encoding endopeptidase La, which translates to MNKKSLPLMALRDMVLFPGVIAPIFVGRKKSLQALSRTTISEENNTKYILVTLQKKFDQENPSKHELYNTAILAKIIQIVKLPNNTAKILIEAVARVKLSDIKDEESFEANYEIIPDEEILDMHNMRSLVDNAVQLFNKYAMNDKKVNTEIIETINKEISNKTNFINIINILASHLITSLETKQQLLEETSPVKRITTVITTLTSNIVNSETEHALQQRVRKQIEKTQRDYYLHEQMKAIQKELDEDKSELADIEKKIKSLKLSKEAKEKAESEFKKLRAMNQMSAESGVTRNYLETLLSLPWGKYDNSKIDINQAEKILNRDHFGLEKVKERIIEYLAVLQRSNKIRGPILCLIGPPGVGKTSLVKSIAEGMGRKYAKFSLGGVRDEAEIRGHRKTYLGSMPGKILGQLKKVKTSNPVMLLDEIDKMSSDFRGDPASALLEVLDPEQNSHFVDHYLEVEYDLSNVVFIATANSHDLPRALSDRMEKIYISGYVEEEKLQIAKNYLVPKQFKVHKIKKDEITISEDAILDLIRYYTKESGVRALEREICALTRKALKQILADNTVKNISIDSNNLEEFLGAKKYNFGLVEKEDQIGSTTGLAYTEVGGELLTIEALAFSGKGEIKTTGKLGDVMKESAMAAYSCFRSRAPNFGLKYDNYKDFDIHIHVPAGAIPKDGPSAGCALFTTIVSLMTKIPVHRTVAMTGEITLRGNVLPIGGLKEKLLAASRGGIKTVLIPEENVKDLKDIPPNIKENLEIISVSNIDQVLKHALVEMPINKGLSYDL; encoded by the coding sequence ATGAATAAAAAATCACTTCCATTAATGGCACTGAGAGATATGGTACTGTTTCCAGGAGTAATTGCTCCTATTTTTGTTGGTAGGAAAAAATCACTTCAAGCACTCTCTCGTACTACCATTTCTGAAGAAAATAATACTAAATATATTTTAGTAACTTTACAGAAAAAATTTGATCAAGAAAACCCGAGTAAACACGAGCTTTATAACACAGCGATACTTGCCAAAATTATCCAAATAGTGAAGTTGCCTAACAATACGGCTAAAATCTTAATAGAAGCAGTAGCAAGAGTAAAGCTAAGCGATATTAAAGATGAAGAATCTTTTGAAGCAAATTATGAAATTATTCCAGATGAAGAAATATTGGACATGCATAATATGCGTTCATTAGTGGATAATGCAGTACAGCTATTTAATAAATATGCAATGAATGATAAGAAAGTGAATACAGAAATTATTGAGACTATTAATAAAGAAATAAGTAATAAAACTAATTTCATAAATATTATAAATATATTAGCTTCACATTTGATTACTTCACTAGAAACAAAACAACAGTTATTAGAAGAAACTAGCCCTGTTAAGCGTATCACTACTGTTATTACTACTCTTACTTCTAATATAGTAAATTCAGAAACTGAGCATGCATTGCAGCAAAGAGTAAGAAAGCAAATTGAAAAAACACAGCGTGATTATTATTTACACGAACAAATGAAAGCTATTCAAAAGGAGCTTGATGAAGATAAATCGGAACTTGCCGATATTGAGAAAAAAATCAAAAGTTTAAAATTGTCAAAAGAAGCAAAAGAAAAAGCTGAATCTGAATTTAAGAAACTCCGTGCTATGAATCAAATGTCAGCGGAATCAGGGGTAACTCGCAACTATCTTGAGACATTGCTTAGTTTACCTTGGGGTAAATATGATAATAGCAAAATAGATATTAATCAAGCGGAGAAAATTTTAAATCGCGATCATTTTGGTCTTGAAAAAGTTAAAGAACGCATTATAGAATATTTAGCTGTATTACAGCGTTCAAATAAAATCAGAGGACCTATATTATGTTTAATCGGTCCACCAGGTGTAGGCAAGACTTCGCTTGTAAAATCTATTGCTGAAGGCATGGGAAGAAAATATGCCAAATTTTCTCTTGGTGGTGTTAGAGACGAAGCAGAAATTAGAGGTCATAGAAAAACTTACCTTGGATCAATGCCTGGTAAAATTCTAGGGCAACTTAAGAAAGTTAAAACTAGTAATCCTGTAATGCTTCTTGATGAAATCGATAAAATGAGTTCTGATTTTAGAGGAGATCCTGCATCTGCATTGCTTGAAGTATTAGACCCTGAACAAAATAGTCATTTTGTGGATCACTATTTAGAGGTAGAATATGATCTATCAAATGTTGTATTTATTGCTACTGCTAATTCCCATGATTTACCAAGAGCCTTAAGTGATAGAATGGAAAAGATATATATTTCCGGTTATGTAGAGGAAGAAAAGCTACAAATCGCAAAAAATTATTTAGTGCCAAAACAATTTAAAGTACACAAAATTAAGAAAGATGAAATTACTATATCAGAAGATGCAATTTTAGATTTAATTAGATATTATACTAAAGAATCAGGCGTAAGAGCTTTAGAACGTGAAATATGCGCGTTAACTAGAAAAGCATTAAAGCAAATTTTAGCAGATAACACAGTTAAGAATATCTCAATAGATAGTAATAATCTTGAAGAATTTTTAGGTGCAAAAAAATATAATTTTGGACTTGTAGAAAAAGAAGATCAAATAGGTAGTACTACAGGACTTGCTTATACTGAAGTAGGAGGAGAACTTCTAACTATAGAAGCTTTAGCCTTTTCGGGGAAAGGTGAAATAAAAACTACTGGGAAACTTGGTGATGTGATGAAAGAATCAGCAATGGCTGCTTATAGTTGTTTTAGAAGCAGAGCACCAAATTTTGGATTAAAATACGATAATTATAAAGATTTTGATATTCACATTCATGTACCGGCTGGCGCTATCCCAAAGGATGGACCTTCTGCTGGCTGTGCTTTGTTTACTACTATTGTTTCATTAATGACTAAAATACCAGTACATCGCACTGTAGCAATGACAGGTGAAATTACTTTAAGAGGGAATGTATTGCCTATAGGTGGTCTTAAAGAAAAATTACTTGCAGCAAGTAGAGGAGGGATAAAAACCGTATTAATTCCTGAGGAAAATGTTAAAGACTTAAAAGATATACCACCAAATATAAAAGAAAATCTAGAAATTATATCAGTATCAAATATTGATCAAGTACTTAAACATGCTTTGGTCGAAATGCCAATAAATAAAGGTTTGTCATACGACTTATAG
- a CDS encoding sugar phosphate nucleotidyltransferase — protein sequence MLHNENYQIIILAAGKGTRMESDLPKVMHEVGGVPMLETVLKNALKITHDVIIVYSEALKKYLTPYENMCRFVLQEEPKGTAHATHAAIDLIDQNKIILVLYGDHPLITPTLMYELIDYLSIINAALVTLSFERANPAQYGRIAIDKHGNFLEIIEYKNASEEEKKIKLCNSGIMAFSSGILNKYLPLFANNNTNCNQEIYLTEIVKICKNHGEKVSYLLSTDHDLIVGINTQSELKEANNIFFQNKS from the coding sequence ATGCTCCACAACGAAAATTATCAAATCATTATTTTGGCTGCCGGTAAAGGTACTAGAATGGAATCTGATTTGCCGAAAGTAATGCATGAAGTAGGCGGAGTTCCAATGCTGGAAACGGTATTAAAGAATGCACTTAAAATCACACATGATGTAATTATAGTTTATTCAGAGGCACTTAAAAAATATTTAACACCCTATGAAAATATGTGTCGCTTTGTACTACAAGAAGAACCTAAAGGCACAGCACATGCTACTCATGCAGCAATAGATTTAATTGATCAAAATAAAATAATATTAGTTTTATATGGTGATCATCCTCTTATTACTCCAACACTTATGTATGAATTAATAGATTATTTAAGTATTATTAATGCTGCATTAGTAACTTTAAGTTTTGAGAGAGCAAATCCGGCTCAATATGGAAGAATAGCTATTGATAAACATGGAAATTTTTTAGAGATAATCGAATATAAAAATGCAAGTGAGGAAGAGAAAAAAATAAAACTTTGCAATTCAGGTATTATGGCTTTTAGTAGTGGAATCTTAAATAAATATTTACCTTTATTTGCTAATAATAATACTAACTGTAATCAGGAAATTTATTTAACTGAAATAGTAAAAATATGTAAAAATCACGGTGAAAAAGTTTCATATTTATTATCTACTGATCATGATTTAATTGTTGGTATTAATACTCAAAGTGAATTAAAAGAAGCTAATAATATTTTTTTTCAGAATAAATCTTAG
- a CDS encoding autotransporter domain-containing protein produces MKKSKILRKFLATASLCGTLFTNSNATGAIIPNSGSVSLNTGAGLVGGVFQNGDIIQIVNGGREIKISADKANAVIGGISALRELPDFGGVEVSQNVSIGPLSAGENLNTNFGPLKFISNNVTSIITGVDTQTFSNIDFAGKNATLQINKDLNITTKIDNTVAGNNGTITFEGSGVISNHIGFTNSLLGINVGNGEAKIDASRANNITINAKNINLTHNNSIFTLCDCNITTLKGNINNTTGIDGQGILNLAYDPDSSNIITGDICNIGSLDTINVLRGSATLNSTIVKATNINLQHDTATLNLGDNIIVIGNIKGINNEEERLNLKVNDQIDNEMIIPINKGMSGKLNLQGNATLNGNIDNLRILKFSGGHDKILNLQGNTEVEHIIFEDSILNSGTITVNGLLNTHVVTFNKSNANGGTLIINAKNTISASLLNAIKAKIQINANLTINHPSAGHIGDIRIADNTTYTINADIGHVNLLQNGAKIMFEGADAMLALINTSFTDRTFTIYNNLNQSGNDEYGIVKIEAITKGITISNHSEPYTIGQDNTHRLKELIVEGGGNIIVDNTVFTKLLSINSTGQITFNRTLDLGAGGNIAFGKNGTLVVHGVAGSITTSENNQGILTINSGNVTGTIGANGLGLKLVNIGAGSVTCSANVFAPVALTNPSSILILADGVTLTGTVTTHNNTKGILSLGIGSNVTGLIGENNATLEKINIGAGASNIDNNIYAGSMVLTDKTSELILNTNVVVNGNITTIAGNNSGKLVFTGNGDITGNIGANGAALQEVVFNGTTNIGGTANSQNFTVAHSEANVVITGLTTGSLKYKDTGTIIANGGLVGDIDFNNKAGKFILGDGTTIDGSVLCTGGIAGTLHFIGDGNVTQNIGSDTENSISTINIQGDNTKNVTITNDIFVNNIYFTNGGVLQLGGNLTTHNIDFGANGGTLEFNGNNTYNLNAIIVNGQNGILNAFTNLKATDDTIGTVKIINIGQIGTPQNFTIQVNNKNLTLVSNINSSINFCDSNSQLILSAPVDQTIKFINNLNGTGGGIITLDGNGNNLTISGNNGIKLGSRDNELSSLNIKGKVTVTHNLDVQNIHQLNINNGAFFNDHSLTSAKIKNINIGEETGEATYTLDAINCDFDLNTSGMVFKHQDSVLELKNSSNTNDRIITLTSVLDPGNGQSGIIKLITDTNKLTIDNNGNVAYTLGTANHMLKQLTFTSINNGAIALKVGINVENITLNIKDIELNEVNANVLFNKNVTYTATGNINGHVDFQGNAGVINLDDGIKIDGSVTSTNDVNGTLNLNGSGEVTGLITNIAMLQAGAGDVSLSASGNYSITEIQGNGNNNLTFAANSHLTTDINKTDGQAVNLVFINGGSVSGSVGLSKAVGDIIIHAGNVTFNNTVKSSNVVISDGSTMQVNNNITANDISGKNINNGTLKLNNHTPIIITSTLGHNNSIGTIEVANNDVTITGALKAQNIHFSNAAQETTLTLGAASQVTNITTAGNNIHTLEITDLDTGNDGTIGTENNRLKSIELTGNGTITINSKHVYSSITTANNEQGNVKLNIEGGIAYDLGSEIRSLANVQISEDSTVKGDVYSKYLNIDAGKTINFDRGDNNMNPKNLDIPDAIIDLDVLPRSLSLFNYFTDIKADNLNFVDGTATANFKDAVVIDARIDNGGTLKFNNNVWLTQEIKNANSIEIASNKFMLLQKNIKAATLIADKANLVLLDNVEINTNLNVRDIVLDLANYELKYTGNVTHNGLLTIITYFDTALQKGGHILVGQGSNVDMSDLDNLIIKIKSRSDITNITSDTKHQVVKLEAGAIYNPVPQTKVIIDASGEQNKFVKWVTDANGFVLLTNTDTIGQNNTDNGSLDNGYVGNSSNNNSSNGVVGPSKDKDHGITDIAPIFDPSPILDYTKNNYVASSIANQLINHVKGFGNTTDAGKLLNDLGFMLPNRVTETLDRLSHRTNINGLNEGVAGLNGIEIENFLTDIAINMDNFTAEGIGNRLEELIDAGTVNGLNRTNASLNNNNLNLRRLAANNQTVIAAGDEDNTVTGIWGMSFYSKIKQNSKNSASGYQSNTGGGIIGFDYNIDNSIVIGAAYTMADSKVKHKNDKSGDKTKAKSNIYSIYGLYHWLNNNFFVEAIGVYGRNKIKNYEKRITAITDQTAIGKFINTFYSYELLGGYNYLVSNRTTITPMFGIRYTTLKNNSYKENNTTFQNLSIKKNYHDKFETILGLNGATHYLAQDIIIKPELHWFINYQYKNKLPNIDARLDGIDEPLTTIRFKSAKITYNLGGGISTKNNMIEFGIRYNLSLAKKYTAHQGSLKIKVKL; encoded by the coding sequence ATGAAAAAATCAAAAATTTTAAGAAAATTTTTAGCAACGGCATCACTATGCGGAACATTATTTACTAACTCTAATGCAACAGGAGCAATAATTCCTAATAGTGGTAGTGTAAGCTTGAATACTGGCGCAGGTCTTGTTGGAGGAGTATTCCAAAATGGTGATATTATTCAAATAGTTAATGGAGGGCGTGAAATTAAAATATCTGCAGATAAAGCAAATGCTGTGATTGGAGGAATCAGTGCATTAAGAGAGCTACCTGATTTTGGTGGTGTTGAAGTAAGTCAAAATGTTTCAATAGGCCCTCTTAGTGCAGGAGAAAATCTTAATACTAATTTTGGTCCTCTGAAATTTATTAGTAATAATGTTACGTCAATTATTACAGGAGTCGATACTCAAACATTTAGTAATATCGATTTTGCAGGTAAAAATGCTACTTTACAAATTAATAAAGATTTAAATATTACAACTAAAATAGATAATACAGTAGCCGGAAATAATGGTACAATAACATTTGAAGGTAGCGGCGTTATATCAAATCACATAGGCTTCACTAACTCTCTTTTAGGAATAAATGTAGGAAACGGAGAAGCCAAGATTGATGCATCAAGAGCAAATAATATTACAATTAATGCTAAAAATATAAATCTTACTCACAATAACTCTATATTCACTCTTTGTGACTGTAATATAACTACATTAAAAGGTAATATCAATAATACTACAGGCATTGACGGTCAAGGTATATTGAATCTAGCGTATGATCCTGATAGTAGTAACATAATAACAGGTGATATATGTAATATAGGCTCATTAGACACAATAAATGTTTTGCGTGGGTCTGCAACATTGAATTCTACAATAGTAAAAGCGACTAATATTAATTTACAACATGATACTGCAACGCTCAATTTAGGTGACAACATAATTGTTATTGGTAATATAAAAGGTATTAATAACGAAGAAGAGAGATTAAATTTAAAAGTGAATGATCAAATAGATAACGAAATGATTATTCCTATTAATAAAGGTATGAGCGGTAAATTAAATTTGCAAGGGAATGCTACACTTAATGGAAATATAGATAATTTAAGGATACTTAAGTTTAGTGGAGGTCACGATAAAATTTTGAATTTACAAGGGAATACTGAAGTAGAGCATATTATTTTTGAAGATAGTATTTTAAATTCAGGTACTATAACTGTTAATGGTTTATTAAATACACACGTTGTGACTTTTAATAAAAGTAATGCTAACGGAGGCACATTAATAATAAATGCCAAAAACACAATCAGTGCATCATTATTAAATGCTATAAAAGCAAAAATACAAATCAATGCTAATTTGACAATTAATCATCCAAGTGCTGGACATATAGGTGATATTAGAATAGCGGATAACACAACATACACAATAAATGCAGACATAGGGCATGTAAATTTGCTACAGAACGGTGCAAAGATAATGTTTGAAGGAGCTGATGCTATGTTAGCTTTAATCAATACTAGTTTTACAGATAGAACCTTTACAATATATAATAATCTAAATCAATCTGGCAATGATGAATATGGAATAGTAAAGATAGAAGCAATTACAAAAGGAATCACTATATCAAATCACAGTGAACCTTATACTATAGGGCAGGATAATACACATCGTCTTAAGGAATTGATAGTCGAAGGAGGTGGTAATATCATAGTGGATAATACGGTATTTACGAAGTTACTTAGTATAAACAGTACAGGACAAATAACATTTAATCGTACTTTAGATTTAGGTGCAGGCGGTAATATTGCATTTGGAAAGAATGGCACGTTAGTAGTACACGGTGTAGCAGGTTCAATCACGACTTCTGAAAATAATCAAGGAATATTAACAATCAATAGTGGGAATGTTACTGGTACAATTGGTGCTAATGGACTCGGCTTAAAACTTGTAAATATTGGCGCAGGTTCTGTTACGTGTTCAGCAAATGTATTTGCACCGGTAGCTTTAACTAATCCAAGTTCTATATTAATTTTAGCGGATGGTGTTACGCTAACAGGTACAGTAACCACACATAATAATACAAAAGGTATATTATCGCTTGGAATAGGAAGTAATGTAACAGGTCTAATCGGTGAGAATAACGCAACTCTTGAGAAAATAAATATTGGGGCCGGCGCTAGTAATATTGATAATAATATATATGCAGGTTCTATGGTACTAACAGATAAAACATCGGAATTAATTTTAAACACTAATGTAGTCGTTAACGGTAACATCACGACTATTGCTGGAAACAATAGTGGAAAGTTAGTATTTACAGGTAATGGTGACATAACAGGAAACATAGGCGCAAATGGTGCAGCTTTGCAAGAAGTGGTATTTAACGGTACTACCAATATAGGCGGTACAGCGAATTCACAAAACTTTACTGTTGCGCATTCTGAAGCAAATGTAGTGATTACAGGACTTACTACTGGTTCATTAAAATACAAAGATACTGGTACAATTATAGCTAATGGAGGATTGGTAGGAGATATTGATTTTAATAATAAAGCTGGTAAATTCATTTTGGGTGATGGTACTACGATTGATGGCTCAGTGTTATGTACTGGAGGGATTGCTGGGACATTGCATTTTATAGGTGACGGTAATGTAACTCAAAATATAGGTTCAGATACTGAAAATAGTATTTCAACTATCAACATTCAAGGAGATAATACAAAAAATGTAACTATAACAAATGATATATTTGTAAATAATATTTATTTTACAAACGGTGGGGTATTACAACTTGGTGGGAATCTCACAACTCATAATATAGATTTTGGAGCAAATGGTGGTACTTTAGAATTTAATGGTAATAATACATATAACTTAAATGCTATTATTGTAAACGGACAAAATGGTATATTAAATGCCTTCACAAACTTAAAAGCTACTGATGATACTATTGGTACGGTTAAAATAATTAATATAGGACAAATAGGAACGCCACAAAACTTTACTATTCAAGTTAATAATAAAAATTTAACGCTAGTAAGTAACATAAATAGTAGCATTAATTTTTGTGATTCTAATTCACAATTAATATTATCTGCACCGGTAGATCAAACGATTAAATTTATTAATAATTTAAACGGAACTGGAGGTGGTATTATCACTTTAGACGGTAATGGTAATAATTTAACTATAAGTGGTAATAATGGAATAAAGCTTGGTAGTAGAGATAATGAGTTATCTAGCTTAAATATCAAAGGGAAAGTTACTGTAACTCATAATTTAGATGTACAAAATATTCATCAATTAAATATAAACAATGGTGCATTCTTTAATGACCACAGTCTAACATCTGCTAAAATCAAAAATATAAATATCGGTGAAGAAACAGGTGAAGCTACTTATACTTTAGATGCTATAAATTGTGACTTCGATTTAAATACAAGTGGTATGGTATTTAAACATCAAGATTCAGTATTAGAATTGAAAAATAGTTCAAATACTAACGACCGCATTATAACACTAACATCTGTTTTAGATCCAGGTAATGGTCAATCCGGTATAATTAAACTAATAACAGATACTAACAAATTAACTATAGATAATAATGGTAATGTGGCTTATACACTCGGGACAGCAAATCATATGTTGAAACAATTAACTTTTACTAGTATCAATAATGGGGCTATAGCTTTAAAAGTAGGGATCAATGTTGAAAATATTACCTTAAATATTAAGGATATAGAGTTGAACGAGGTAAATGCAAATGTTCTGTTTAACAAAAATGTAACATATACCGCAACAGGTAATATAAATGGTCATGTAGATTTTCAAGGTAATGCAGGTGTAATAAATCTTGATGACGGTATAAAAATTGACGGTAGTGTTACAAGTACCAATGATGTAAACGGTACATTAAATTTGAATGGATCAGGTGAAGTAACTGGTTTAATCACTAATATAGCAATGCTGCAAGCAGGAGCGGGTGATGTATCGCTATCTGCTAGCGGTAATTATTCTATTACTGAAATTCAAGGTAACGGTAATAATAATTTGACATTTGCTGCTAATTCACACTTAACAACTGATATTAACAAAACAGATGGTCAAGCTGTAAATTTAGTCTTCATTAATGGTGGTAGCGTTAGCGGTTCTGTCGGCTTAAGTAAAGCAGTGGGTGATATTATCATACACGCAGGAAATGTAACTTTCAATAATACTGTTAAAAGCAGTAATGTTGTTATATCGGATGGTTCTACGATGCAAGTTAATAATAATATAACTGCTAATGATATCTCAGGCAAAAATATAAATAACGGTACTTTAAAACTAAATAATCATACACCTATTATTATTACAAGTACACTTGGTCATAATAATTCTATAGGGACAATAGAAGTTGCAAATAATGATGTTACAATTACAGGAGCACTAAAAGCACAAAATATTCATTTTTCAAATGCTGCTCAGGAAACCACCTTAACTTTAGGTGCAGCATCACAAGTTACTAATATTACCACGGCAGGAAATAATATTCATACTTTAGAAATAACAGATTTGGATACCGGTAACGACGGCACAATAGGAACTGAAAATAATAGATTAAAATCAATAGAATTAACAGGAAATGGTACAATAACTATTAATTCTAAACATGTTTATTCATCTATTACTACTGCAAATAACGAGCAAGGTAATGTCAAACTCAATATAGAAGGCGGTATTGCTTATGATTTAGGAAGTGAAATAAGAAGTTTAGCAAACGTACAAATTAGTGAGGATAGTACTGTTAAAGGTGACGTATATTCTAAATATCTTAATATAGACGCAGGTAAAACTATAAATTTTGATAGAGGTGATAATAACATGAATCCAAAAAATTTAGATATACCAGATGCTATAATAGATTTAGATGTATTACCTCGCTCACTCTCACTATTTAATTACTTCACTGATATTAAAGCAGATAATTTAAATTTTGTAGATGGTACTGCTACAGCAAATTTTAAAGATGCTGTTGTAATAGATGCGCGTATTGATAATGGTGGTACTTTAAAATTTAATAACAATGTGTGGTTAACACAAGAAATTAAAAATGCTAACAGCATAGAAATTGCATCTAATAAATTTATGTTGCTTCAGAAAAACATTAAAGCAGCTACTTTAATAGCTGATAAGGCAAACTTAGTATTATTAGATAATGTAGAAATAAATACTAATCTAAATGTTAGAGATATTGTATTAGATTTAGCTAATTATGAATTAAAATATACCGGCAATGTTACGCATAACGGACTACTGACTATTATCACTTATTTTGATACTGCATTACAAAAAGGTGGGCATATATTAGTTGGTCAAGGATCTAATGTCGATATGTCTGATTTAGATAATTTAATAATTAAAATTAAATCACGCTCCGATATCACTAACATTACCTCAGATACTAAACACCAAGTAGTAAAACTGGAAGCAGGTGCAATATATAATCCAGTACCGCAAACTAAAGTCATTATTGATGCAAGCGGGGAACAAAATAAATTTGTAAAATGGGTCACTGATGCAAACGGTTTTGTATTACTGACTAATACTGATACTATAGGGCAAAACAATACTGATAATGGTAGTCTGGATAATGGTTATGTAGGAAATAGCAGTAATAATAATAGTAGTAATGGAGTAGTGGGACCAAGTAAAGATAAAGATCATGGCATAACTGATATAGCACCAATTTTTGATCCATCTCCGATCTTAGATTATACTAAAAACAATTATGTAGCTTCTAGTATAGCAAACCAACTTATTAATCATGTTAAAGGTTTTGGTAATACTACTGATGCAGGTAAATTATTAAATGATTTAGGTTTTATGCTACCGAATAGAGTTACTGAAACATTAGATAGACTTAGTCATAGAACAAATATTAATGGACTTAATGAAGGAGTAGCAGGGTTAAATGGTATCGAGATTGAGAATTTTTTAACAGATATAGCAATAAATATGGATAATTTTACTGCTGAAGGGATTGGTAATAGATTAGAAGAATTAATCGACGCAGGTACTGTAAATGGTCTAAATAGAACAAATGCATCGCTTAACAATAATAATCTTAATCTAAGAAGACTTGCTGCTAATAATCAGACAGTAATTGCTGCAGGTGATGAAGATAATACAGTAACAGGCATTTGGGGCATGTCATTTTATAGTAAAATAAAACAAAACTCTAAAAATAGTGCAAGCGGTTATCAATCTAATACAGGTGGCGGTATAATAGGTTTTGACTATAATATTGATAATTCTATAGTTATAGGTGCTGCTTATACTATGGCTGATAGTAAAGTTAAGCACAAAAATGATAAAAGTGGTGATAAAACCAAAGCTAAAAGTAATATATATTCCATCTATGGGCTTTATCATTGGCTTAATAATAACTTTTTTGTTGAAGCTATAGGTGTGTATGGTAGAAATAAAATCAAAAATTATGAAAAGCGTATAACTGCTATTACTGATCAAACCGCAATTGGTAAATTTATTAATACTTTTTATAGCTATGAATTACTAGGTGGATATAACTATCTAGTATCTAATCGTACTACTATAACGCCAATGTTTGGTATTCGTTATACTACATTGAAAAATAATAGTTACAAAGAAAATAATACTACTTTCCAAAATTTATCTATAAAGAAAAATTATCATGATAAATTTGAAACTATATTAGGTTTAAATGGGGCAACTCATTATTTAGCACAAGATATAATAATAAAACCCGAATTACATTGGTTTATAAATTATCAATATAAAAATAAGTTACCAAATATTGATGCGCGTCTTGATGGCATAGATGAACCGCTGACAACAATTAGATTTAAATCTGCAAAGATCACATATAATTTAGGTGGTGGTATTTCTACTAAAAATAATATGATAGAATTTGGTATTAGATATAACTTATCTCTTGCGAAAAAATATACAGCACATCAAGGATCTTTAAAGATTAAAGTGAAACTATAA
- the fni gene encoding type 2 isopentenyl-diphosphate Delta-isomerase encodes MLEEQNSDIERKQDHIEINLKQNVNSTLKSGLASIKFIHNALPEINYDNIDTTTTFLGKYMKAPILISSMTGGTTRAKDINYRLAQAAQKSGIAMGLGSMRILLTKPDTIKTFTVRHVAPDIPLLANIGAVQLNYGVTPKECQYLIDTIKADALILHLNVLHELTQPEGNRNWENLLPKIKEVINYLSVPVIIKEVGYGLSKQVAKKLIKVGVKVLDIAGSGGTSWSQVEAYRAKNSMQNRIASSFINWGITTLDSLKMLREVSKDITLIASGGLQSGIDGAKAIRMGANIFGLAGQLLKAADIAESLVSEEIQLIIEQLKITMLCTGSCTLKDLAKAEIML; translated from the coding sequence ATGCTAGAAGAACAGAATTCAGATATAGAAAGAAAACAAGATCATATCGAAATTAATCTGAAACAAAATGTTAACTCTACACTGAAAAGTGGTCTAGCATCTATTAAATTTATTCACAATGCATTACCAGAAATTAACTATGATAACATAGATACTACTACTACTTTCCTCGGAAAATATATGAAGGCACCTATTTTAATTTCAAGCATGACTGGTGGTACTACTAGAGCTAAAGATATCAACTATAGACTTGCACAAGCCGCGCAAAAATCTGGCATTGCTATGGGGCTTGGTTCTATGCGTATTTTATTAACAAAGCCTGATACGATTAAGACATTTACAGTCAGACATGTTGCCCCAGATATCCCATTATTGGCAAATATTGGTGCAGTACAACTTAATTACGGAGTAACACCGAAAGAATGTCAGTATTTAATTGATACTATTAAAGCCGATGCATTAATTTTGCACCTTAATGTATTGCATGAATTAACTCAGCCTGAAGGTAATAGAAACTGGGAAAATCTTTTACCTAAGATAAAAGAAGTTATTAATTACCTATCTGTCCCTGTAATCATTAAGGAAGTAGGATACGGTTTATCTAAACAAGTGGCTAAGAAGCTTATAAAGGTAGGAGTTAAGGTTCTTGATATTGCTGGGAGCGGCGGAACATCTTGGAGTCAAGTAGAAGCTTATCGTGCTAAAAATTCAATGCAAAATCGTATAGCTAGTAGCTTTATTAATTGGGGGATCACGACATTAGATTCTCTAAAAATGTTGCGGGAAGTTTCAAAAGATATTACACTTATTGCAAGTGGTGGGTTACAATCTGGTATTGATGGTGCAAAAGCAATTCGTATGGGTGCTAATATTTTTGGACTTGCAGGCCAATTATTAAAAGCGGCAGATATTGCTGAAAGTTTAGTATCTGAAGAGATACAATTGATAATCGAGCAGCTTAAAATTACTATGCTATGTACTGGCTCATGTACTTTAAAAGATTTAGCAAAAGCTGAGATTATGTTGTAA